A window from Anaerobaca lacustris encodes these proteins:
- a CDS encoding NIPSNAP family protein, with protein sequence MERREFLRTSCATGLAALTAGATAYGQDTPRKLPGESEVAYRQRVARFRAAQEAANQASMRTVQAAARATDYFELRRYEIETEAQKAGFDAFAKEAAIPALNRAGIEPVGVFYPWEGISPIYVLLRHRSLPSFAALTQILSEDEEFLQAGAAFLNAPASAPAYKRMEVQLMAAFEGMPHLETPIKAPGRVFQLRIYESPSEKTGLKKIEMFNIGEIDIFRKTGLNPVFFGQTLAGEKMPNLTYMLVFNSMDERQANWKRFGSDPDWQALRARPEYADKEILCGITNLYLKPADYSQI encoded by the coding sequence ATGGAACGACGAGAATTCCTGCGGACATCGTGTGCAACGGGTCTGGCGGCGCTGACGGCGGGGGCGACCGCCTACGGCCAGGACACTCCGCGAAAGCTCCCGGGCGAATCGGAGGTGGCCTATCGCCAACGCGTGGCCCGTTTTCGAGCGGCACAAGAGGCAGCCAATCAGGCCAGCATGAGAACCGTCCAGGCAGCGGCGAGGGCGACCGACTACTTCGAACTGCGGCGGTACGAGATCGAGACCGAGGCGCAGAAGGCCGGGTTCGACGCCTTCGCCAAGGAGGCCGCGATCCCCGCTCTGAACCGGGCGGGCATCGAGCCGGTCGGCGTGTTCTATCCGTGGGAGGGGATCAGCCCGATCTATGTGCTGCTCCGCCACAGGTCGCTGCCTTCCTTCGCGGCGCTCACGCAGATCCTTTCAGAGGACGAGGAATTCCTGCAAGCGGGCGCCGCCTTCCTGAACGCTCCGGCCAGTGCGCCGGCGTACAAGCGGATGGAGGTCCAGTTGATGGCCGCCTTCGAGGGCATGCCTCACCTGGAGACCCCGATCAAGGCGCCGGGCCGGGTGTTCCAGTTGCGCATCTACGAGAGCCCCAGCGAGAAGACGGGCCTGAAGAAGATCGAGATGTTCAACATCGGCGAGATTGACATCTTCCGCAAGACGGGATTGAACCCGGTCTTCTTCGGCCAGACCCTGGCGGGCGAGAAGATGCCGAACCTGACCTACATGCTCGTCTTCAACAGCATGGACGAGCGACAGGCCAACTGGAAGCGGTTCGGCAGCGACCCCGATTGGCAGGCCCTGCGGGCCAGACCGGAATACGCCGACAAGGAGATCCTCTGCGGGATCACCAACCTGTACCTCAAGCCCGCTGACTACTCGCAGATCTAA